ATGTACCGGCCCACCCCGCTGCCGGTGCTGATCATCCAGCGAACATCATCCCGATTGCCGAAGCGCAGCTTGCGCGGCACGCCAGTGCTGTACGTGAACTCGGAATCGTCGAGACCTAAACAGCGTCCTCAAAGTTGAATCCGCGTTAGCGGAGCTGCTCTCATCGCGTTTGTCCGCTAGAAGTCGGCAAAGACCTTAGGAGTCTACGTACACCCGGTAAATAAACGACCCGGAAAGGTTCTGCGGGGATCTGGCACCCTGCTCCTACCACTCCGGTGATCGCACGAAGCCACCGTTGCGGCAAACTGCGGTGCTGGAAAGGGTCTACGACCAAAGTCGAGCATTCAGCGGGTGGCGCTTTTGCTAGATTGCGGTCCTGGGGTTCTAAATCACTATACGGAGGGGTCCTGATGGAGGAATCGCAAAGAAAAGCCTACTGGCAGGCCAACATCAGGCTGGTGCTCGTGCTGCTAGCCGTCTGGTTTGTCGTTTCCTATGGGTTCGGGATCCTGTTCAAGGAAGCCCTGGACGCCATCGATCTATTTGGTTTCAAGCTCGGCTTCTGGTGGGCCCAGCAGGGCTCCATCTACGTGTTTCTGCTGCTCATCGCCGTGTACGCCTGGCAGATGAACCGGCTGGATCGCCAGTTCGACGTACACGAGGACTAAGCCCATGACTCTGCAAACCATGACTTACATCGCCGTTGGCTTAAGCTTCGCGCTGTACATCGGTATTGCCATCTGGTCCCGCGCCGGCTCGACGCGAGACTTCTACGTCGCCGGCAAAGGCGTCCACCCGGTCGCCAACGGGATGGCCACCGCCGCCGACTGGATGTCTGCCGCGTCGTTCATCTCGATGGCAGGCCTGATTGCATTCCTCGGCTACGGCGGCTCGGTGTACCTGATGGGCTGGACCGGCGGTTACGTGCTGCTCGCGCTGCTCCTTGCGCCCTACCTGCGAAAGTTCGGCAAGTTCACGGTGCCGGAGTTCATCGGGGAGCGCTACTACTCCAAGGCCGCGACCATCGTCGCGGTGATCTGCCTGATCTTCATCTCCTTTACCTATGTCGCCGGCCAGATGCGCGGCGTTGGCATTGTGTTCTCACGGTTCCTGGAGGTAGATCTGGTCGACGGGCTGCTGATCGGTATGGGCATCGTGTTCTTCTACGCCGTGCTGGGCGGGATGAAAGGCATCACCTATACCCAGGTAGCCCAGTATTGCGTGCTGATTTTTGCCTATACCGTGCCGGCGGTGTTTATTTCGCTTCAGATGACCGGCAACCCGATTCCCCAGCTGGCCTTCGGCAGCGAGCTGACCGGTGAAGGTGTCGCCCTGCTGGTGAAGCTGGACCAGGTCGTGCAGGAGCTGGGCTTCAATGCCTACACGCTGGGAAATAAATCGACCATCGATATCTTTGCCATCACGCTGGCTCTGATGGTGGGTACCGCCGGCCTGCCTCACGTGATCGTCCGCTTCTTTACCGTGCCCAAGGTGCGGGACGCGCGGCGTTCGGCATTTTGGGCGCTGGGCTTCATCGCCCTCCTGTACACCGTCGCACCGGCCGTCGGATCCATGGCCCGGCTCAACCTGATCGATACGGTGCAGCCCGGCGCCATCGGCGCCCCGGAAGCCAACCTGATTTACGAGGAGCGTCCGCAGTGGTTCAAGACCTGGGAAAAAACCGGCCTGCTGTCTTTTGAAGACAAGAACGGCGACGGTCGCATCCAGTACTACAACGACGCCAACCCCGAGTTCACCGCCACGGCGGAAAGCTACGGCTGGCAGGGCAACGAACTAAACGTTGACCGAGACATTATGGTGCTGGCCAATCCGGAGATTGCCAACCTGCCGAACTGGGTGATTGCGCTGGTGGCCGCTGGCGGCATTGCCGCCGCGCTGTCCACGGCAGCAGGTCTGCTGCTGGTCATCTCCGCCAGCGTCTCACACGACCTGTGCAAGGGCATGATTGCGCCCAACCTGAGCGATCGGTCAGAGCTGATGATCGGGCGAATCGCTGCCGGCGTTGCCGTCTGCATCGCAGGCTACCTAGGCGCCAATCCACCAGGCTTTGTGAGTCAGGTGGTCGCCTTTGCCTTCGGGCTCGCGGCGGCCTCCCTGTTCCCGGTGATTCTGATGGGCATCTTCAGCAAGCGAATCAATCGGGAGGGCGCGATTGCCGGTATGGTCACGGGCCTCGTGTTTACCGCGGGCTACATCATCTACTTCAAGGGTGTGTTCATGGATCCGATCGGCATCAACACCGCAGAGCACTGGCTGTTCGGAATCTCTCCCGAAGGCATTGGTGCGGTTGGCATGGCGCTCAACTTTATCGTGGCCACGGTGGTCAGTCGCATTACCTCAGCGCCGCCAGAAGCCGTGCAGGCCCTGGTGGAAGACATTCGCGTGCCTCGCGGGGCCGGCGTCGCCACGGCTCACTCGCGCTGCGGGTCTGCCACAGACCATGAAGCCAACCCACGCGCCCGCCTGCAGGTTGATCCCGCA
The DNA window shown above is from Pseudomonadota bacterium and carries:
- a CDS encoding DUF4212 domain-containing protein, producing the protein MEESQRKAYWQANIRLVLVLLAVWFVVSYGFGILFKEALDAIDLFGFKLGFWWAQQGSIYVFLLLIAVYAWQMNRLDRQFDVHED
- a CDS encoding sodium:solute symporter family protein yields the protein MTLQTMTYIAVGLSFALYIGIAIWSRAGSTRDFYVAGKGVHPVANGMATAADWMSAASFISMAGLIAFLGYGGSVYLMGWTGGYVLLALLLAPYLRKFGKFTVPEFIGERYYSKAATIVAVICLIFISFTYVAGQMRGVGIVFSRFLEVDLVDGLLIGMGIVFFYAVLGGMKGITYTQVAQYCVLIFAYTVPAVFISLQMTGNPIPQLAFGSELTGEGVALLVKLDQVVQELGFNAYTLGNKSTIDIFAITLALMVGTAGLPHVIVRFFTVPKVRDARRSAFWALGFIALLYTVAPAVGSMARLNLIDTVQPGAIGAPEANLIYEERPQWFKTWEKTGLLSFEDKNGDGRIQYYNDANPEFTATAESYGWQGNELNVDRDIMVLANPEIANLPNWVIALVAAGGIAAALSTAAGLLLVISASVSHDLCKGMIAPNLSDRSELMIGRIAAGVAVCIAGYLGANPPGFVSQVVAFAFGLAAASLFPVILMGIFSKRINREGAIAGMVTGLVFTAGYIIYFKGVFMDPIGINTAEHWLFGISPEGIGAVGMALNFIVATVVSRITSAPPEAVQALVEDIRVPRGAGVATAHSRCGSATDHEANPRARLQVDPAGGRRL